One window of uncultured Trichococcus sp. genomic DNA carries:
- a CDS encoding aldo/keto reductase produces the protein MEYTTLNNGIKMPMVGFGVFQIPDPAVCQEVVEEAIKTGYRLIDTAQAYGNEEAVGKAIKASGVPREELFITTKLWISDMSYEGAKKAFAESLAKLALEYVDLYLLHQPVGDTFGAWRALEELYSEGKIKAIGVSNIKNDQLANLSIFNKVTPAVNQVELHVFHQKQADQDYMASKGIQIESWGAFAEGKFDVFTNPVLKELADKYGKSTAQVMLRWQLQRGVVSLSKSANPERVRQNFDIFDFELTADDMAKIATINTDTTVYADHHDAQTIENLAGYIGKSY, from the coding sequence ATGGAATATACAACACTGAATAATGGAATCAAAATGCCTATGGTTGGTTTTGGAGTTTTCCAAATTCCGGATCCAGCAGTTTGTCAGGAAGTCGTCGAAGAAGCTATCAAAACAGGTTACCGCCTCATTGATACAGCGCAAGCCTATGGTAACGAAGAAGCAGTAGGCAAAGCCATCAAGGCGTCAGGTGTGCCCCGCGAGGAACTCTTCATCACGACAAAACTTTGGATTTCAGACATGAGTTATGAAGGCGCCAAAAAAGCTTTTGCTGAATCCCTTGCAAAACTTGCTTTAGAATATGTTGACCTCTACCTTCTTCACCAACCTGTCGGGGATACTTTTGGCGCATGGCGTGCGCTGGAAGAACTTTATAGCGAAGGCAAAATCAAAGCTATCGGTGTGTCTAATATCAAGAATGACCAATTAGCTAACTTGTCAATTTTCAACAAAGTAACGCCAGCTGTGAACCAAGTTGAGTTGCATGTCTTCCACCAAAAGCAGGCTGACCAAGATTACATGGCGTCTAAAGGTATTCAAATTGAAAGTTGGGGTGCTTTTGCTGAAGGCAAATTTGACGTCTTCACCAACCCAGTTTTAAAAGAACTCGCTGACAAATACGGCAAATCAACTGCGCAAGTCATGCTTAGATGGCAATTACAACGTGGCGTCGTTTCACTTTCCAAATCAGCAAATCCAGAACGTGTGCGCCAAAACTTCGACATCTTTGATTTCGAACTAACTGCAGATGATATGGCAAAAATTGCTACCATCAACACAGATACAACCGTTTATGCTGACCACCACGATGCGCAAACAATTGAAAACTTAGCTGGTTATATCGGAAAATCATATTAA
- a CDS encoding aldo/keto reductase — protein sequence MKYTTLNNNDSIPTLGIGTYRISPTDAERSVEHALKNGYQLIDTANIYMNEKAVDRAIKKSGINRSEIFLTSKIWPTEYKYEKAKQAIEDTLNRLGVDYLDLMLLHQPVGDYLGAWKALEEAVSNGKIKVIGLSNFTGPELDEVINKGTIKPAVVQVECHPYFQQKDLKAQLAKNNIALEAWYPLGSADKDLLAEPIFTELASKYNKSVVQIILHWHVQTGNIVIPGSKNPAHIDSNLDIFDFELTTADLEQIARLDKGKRFFNLPKWMHRVFLLARMNYDKQV from the coding sequence ATGAAATACACAACTTTAAATAATAATGATAGTATTCCAACCCTTGGGATCGGGACTTATCGGATCAGTCCAACAGATGCAGAACGTTCCGTGGAACATGCCTTGAAAAACGGGTATCAATTGATTGATACGGCAAATATTTATATGAATGAAAAAGCTGTTGATCGTGCTATCAAGAAATCAGGTATCAATCGAAGTGAAATTTTCCTGACCTCCAAAATCTGGCCGACAGAATATAAATATGAAAAAGCTAAGCAAGCAATTGAGGATACCTTAAACCGTTTAGGCGTCGATTACCTTGACCTCATGCTGTTGCACCAACCAGTAGGCGATTATCTAGGCGCTTGGAAAGCTCTGGAAGAGGCTGTAAGTAACGGGAAAATTAAGGTTATTGGTCTTTCTAACTTTACAGGACCTGAATTGGATGAGGTTATAAACAAAGGAACCATCAAACCTGCTGTTGTGCAGGTGGAATGCCACCCTTATTTCCAACAAAAAGATTTAAAAGCACAACTCGCTAAGAACAACATTGCCCTTGAAGCTTGGTATCCACTTGGGTCAGCTGACAAAGACTTGCTTGCCGAACCAATCTTTACAGAATTAGCAAGTAAATACAATAAATCCGTTGTTCAAATCATCTTGCATTGGCATGTCCAAACAGGAAATATTGTCATTCCAGGCTCTAAAAATCCGGCTCACATAGACAGTAATCTGGATATTTTTGATTTTGAACTGACGACCGCTGACTTGGAGCAAATCGCCCGACTCGATAAAGGCAAACGCTTCTTCAATCTGCCAAAATGGATGCACCGTGTGTTTTTGCTGGCACGCATGAACTACGATAAGCAAGTGTAA
- a CDS encoding nuclear transport factor 2 family protein: protein MTTHDVQRISTQIWDAKLANDMTAVAGFIADNARFVHMGITFDKAGELEVFNEKIFIFKAVDIAEEYVEDYGSTVIIFKKMILTAAIGGNEVQNPFVLSEVFTKTEDGWKLAAETYTRIASDFDTYKM, encoded by the coding sequence ATGACAACACACGATGTTCAACGCATTTCAACACAAATTTGGGATGCAAAGCTAGCAAATGATATGACCGCAGTTGCAGGATTCATTGCTGACAACGCACGCTTTGTTCATATGGGCATCACTTTTGATAAGGCAGGGGAACTGGAAGTATTTAACGAAAAAATCTTCATCTTCAAAGCGGTTGATATTGCAGAAGAATACGTTGAGGACTACGGCAGCACCGTCATTATTTTCAAAAAAATGATCTTAACGGCTGCAATCGGGGGAAATGAAGTACAAAATCCTTTTGTCCTCTCGGAAGTCTTCACAAAGACTGAAGATGGCTGGAAATTAGCTGCCGAAACCTATACAAGAATAGCAAGTGATTTTGATACATATAAAATGTGA
- a CDS encoding helix-turn-helix domain-containing protein produces the protein MVNSNSKFEKNGSASKFDSDCGNIEMTVHSGQNIPFSHKDNFLNLMKSRKLDARMAITSMSKNEEDILIFERYDPSLFTNIVINTCNLTFGKNANLHSHDYFELTFIIQGEVEVQVEKKIRTYKQGDVLLLNRNTRHSEEYLKKNSSVFYLGLSEEYLQSWPVDDEELNKSKTIFASFLKNNVNDMEKRNKDYVEFFYNQEKAHPSEANKILMEIILELKTRQPGYMIVIRGLIFRLLILLNNRNHYVSNYNDLGVDQKNSLASDVKSYLDKTKYRITREQLGQELHYNGDYLNRIFKKKYGYSIKEYNQTIYMNEATRLLAKSTFSIQKISKLLGFENKTHFYHLFDTHYDMTPLDYRQKFVESNQKEPSRKLNF, from the coding sequence ATGGTGAACTCAAATTCAAAATTCGAAAAAAATGGAAGCGCTTCGAAATTCGATTCCGATTGTGGCAACATTGAAATGACTGTTCATAGCGGTCAAAATATTCCATTTTCTCATAAGGATAATTTTTTAAACTTAATGAAAAGTAGGAAACTAGATGCGCGAATGGCAATTACTTCTATGTCGAAAAATGAAGAGGATATTTTGATTTTTGAGAGATATGATCCATCTTTATTTACAAATATTGTAATAAATACTTGTAATCTTACATTTGGGAAAAATGCTAATCTTCATTCTCACGATTATTTTGAGTTGACTTTTATTATACAAGGTGAAGTAGAGGTTCAAGTTGAGAAGAAAATTCGAACATATAAACAGGGGGATGTTTTATTACTCAATCGGAATACTCGTCATTCAGAAGAATACTTAAAAAAGAATTCATCTGTGTTTTATTTAGGGTTATCTGAAGAGTATTTACAAAGTTGGCCAGTTGATGATGAAGAGTTGAATAAATCAAAAACGATTTTTGCTAGTTTTCTAAAAAATAATGTTAATGATATGGAAAAGAGAAACAAAGACTATGTTGAATTTTTTTATAATCAGGAGAAAGCTCATCCTTCAGAAGCTAACAAAATATTGATGGAGATTATTTTAGAGTTAAAAACGCGTCAACCAGGCTATATGATTGTTATTAGAGGATTAATATTTCGGCTATTAATTCTTTTAAATAATCGAAATCATTACGTTAGCAATTATAATGATTTAGGGGTTGATCAAAAAAACTCTTTGGCAAGTGATGTGAAATCGTATCTTGATAAAACTAAATACAGAATTACCAGGGAACAATTAGGTCAAGAGTTACATTATAATGGTGATTACCTTAATCGAATCTTTAAAAAGAAGTACGGCTACTCTATCAAAGAATACAATCAAACTATTTATATGAATGAGGCTACGAGGCTTTTAGCCAAATCAACATTTAGTATTCAGAAAATTTCTAAATTATTAGGTTTTGAAAATAAAACACATTTTTATCATCTTTTTGATACGCATTATGACATGACACCTTTGGATTATCGGCAAAAATTTGTAGAAAGTAATCAAAAAGAACCATCAAGAAAATTAAATTTTTAA
- a CDS encoding TetR-like C-terminal domain-containing protein has translation MYIISENPQAHQSQKMIADALLKLMQIYPYEDITITQICQEAQVARRTFYRNFEFKIDVLEYSLGILFQNYLSNYFDSNFTMRQELECYFEYLFQNKDFFTLLDKHNLFHIVNKTHTLFFSQFIYISKIIDTLKEPKLTPYVLGFISSTICSNIQFWVKNNFDVSFEIIAALTTVFLSGLENAKHFYID, from the coding sequence ATGTATATTATTAGTGAAAATCCACAAGCTCACCAGTCTCAAAAAATGATTGCAGATGCTCTTCTTAAACTAATGCAGATTTATCCTTATGAGGATATCACGATCACACAAATATGTCAGGAAGCGCAAGTTGCAAGGCGCACGTTTTATCGCAATTTTGAATTCAAAATAGATGTGTTAGAGTATTCTCTTGGAATTTTGTTTCAAAATTACTTGTCTAATTATTTTGATTCCAATTTCACCATGCGCCAAGAGCTTGAATGCTACTTTGAATATTTGTTTCAGAATAAGGATTTTTTTACCCTTTTGGATAAACATAATCTATTTCATATAGTCAACAAAACGCACACCTTATTTTTTTCACAATTTATATATATTTCGAAAATCATAGATACATTAAAAGAACCAAAACTTACTCCATATGTTTTAGGTTTCATTTCCTCAACAATATGTTCAAACATACAATTTTGGGTAAAAAATAATTTTGATGTGTCTTTCGAAATAATAGCAGCTCTGACTACAGTTTTTCTGTCCGGTCTTGAAAATGCTAAACATTTCTATATTGACTGA
- a CDS encoding FAD-dependent oxidoreductase, whose protein sequence is MDIKYDVIVIGAGPGGSSAAALLAKEGKKVLLVDKNKSAGGRMMGIHDSQGFNYEMFPIHGLPYNNSKFEHVLKRINKEDAVTRVHMKNFGLNSVFYFEDLDGEVTKWELTGGFDESFLKAIHVPLEDKEGIAKIYKFMQDLATMPEDEIKKLERTPSTDYIDNYGEFPGMFRTFALGCFCEGTLEMTCDMVPASEMVRLFQQQSKDGACRYYEYGVNRVFEVFADAVEEFGGTVIYESRVKSVDVEDGTVQGITLENGEKYIAPIVISTAGIRQTVLKLVGEDKFDVDYAERIKGLVSGLACVGYRYFLDAPVLTSPQIIYYPEGCLETYEEFKETAAGKRKPEKNYIYFGTTSLYPNCAPEGKQLAYAVMSCYADPSMDVQPYLDYIESKIRIIQPDLFDHIERREVMTPAQTVALGTDAVNEHLGGEAYGVANSIGQTGEDRPSAVSPIRGLYYAGNDAGGFGEGTHQAVDSGVNIADFIISQK, encoded by the coding sequence ATGGATATTAAGTATGATGTAATCGTTATAGGAGCAGGCCCAGGTGGCAGTAGCGCTGCAGCTTTATTAGCAAAAGAGGGGAAAAAGGTACTCCTTGTTGACAAAAATAAGTCTGCAGGCGGTAGAATGATGGGAATTCATGATTCACAGGGATTCAACTATGAAATGTTCCCGATTCATGGTCTGCCTTATAACAATTCTAAGTTTGAGCATGTGCTGAAAAGAATCAACAAGGAAGATGCTGTAACTCGTGTTCATATGAAAAACTTTGGTTTAAATTCTGTCTTTTATTTTGAAGATCTGGATGGTGAAGTCACAAAATGGGAACTGACAGGAGGATTCGATGAATCGTTCTTAAAAGCAATCCATGTTCCGTTGGAGGATAAAGAAGGTATCGCTAAAATATATAAATTTATGCAAGATCTTGCGACAATGCCAGAAGATGAGATTAAGAAACTTGAGAGAACGCCATCAACAGATTACATTGATAACTACGGTGAATTCCCAGGTATGTTCCGTACCTTTGCATTAGGTTGTTTCTGTGAAGGAACGTTAGAGATGACGTGTGATATGGTTCCTGCTTCGGAAATGGTACGACTATTCCAACAACAGTCAAAAGATGGAGCTTGTCGTTACTATGAATATGGTGTGAACCGTGTATTTGAGGTGTTTGCTGATGCGGTCGAGGAATTTGGCGGAACAGTAATTTATGAGAGCAGGGTAAAGAGTGTTGATGTCGAAGATGGTACTGTGCAAGGAATTACTTTGGAAAACGGTGAAAAGTATATAGCTCCAATAGTCATCAGTACAGCAGGCATTCGCCAAACAGTTTTGAAGCTTGTAGGCGAAGATAAATTTGATGTTGATTATGCAGAGCGCATCAAAGGTCTAGTATCAGGACTTGCCTGTGTTGGATATCGTTATTTCTTGGATGCTCCTGTGTTGACAAGCCCACAGATCATTTATTACCCAGAAGGCTGCTTGGAGACCTATGAAGAATTTAAGGAAACTGCAGCGGGAAAACGTAAGCCAGAGAAAAATTACATTTATTTCGGAACAACATCCTTATATCCGAACTGCGCACCGGAAGGCAAGCAACTGGCATATGCAGTAATGTCATGTTATGCGGATCCGAGCATGGATGTCCAACCATATCTTGATTACATCGAATCAAAAATACGCATAATACAACCAGACTTATTTGACCATATTGAACGTCGTGAGGTTATGACCCCTGCGCAGACAGTAGCATTAGGTACGGATGCAGTGAACGAACATCTTGGTGGTGAAGCATATGGTGTAGCAAATTCAATTGGACAGACTGGTGAGGATAGACCTAGCGCAGTTTCACCAATCCGTGGATTATATTATGCTGGTAATGATGCAGGTGGCTTCGGTGAGGGGACACATCAAGCGGTAGATTCTGGTGTTAATATTGCTGATTTCATTATTTCTCAAAAATAA
- a CDS encoding glycoside hydrolase family 3 N-terminal domain-containing protein: protein MSKLPYQNENLSVEERVEDLVSRMSVEEKVKQLSCTMYIPVMDIKKQDLGEGIGSFTLMGSTDIANDIQAAQEYVIANSPHGIPALVHGEALSGPVTIPAANLFPTSVNLGATFEPELAKKMSEGTRKQMYAYGMRHALSPVADLGRDLRWGRCGEGYGEDPTLTSAMVVAFVQGLQGEDIKEGVACTGKHFLGYSQSESAMNMHKSLATPRELREVFAKPFEAAINMADMKCVMNCYSEVNGEPMCANKGILTDMLRDELGFDGVVVSDYNSIRHVEQDFKLVDNMLDASKLCLEAGLDVELPTRMGYNDEFTEAVKKGDIDIALVERSLRRLLKLKFELGLFENPYPHPELIASAMDNTENNKYSHEAACKSVTLMKNDGILPIRDTKKKILVVGPTGDTIRLMIGHYTHVALMEMLMNVPMHGEVQPGVDFTDVMDENDENASAFSGIQEKLSVSNLEDKHIMDGLIRKLYPDIKSTLEALREVYDSVEFVEGCEYKGDDESHISEAVEAAMKADIVIMAVGGKNGLGGSATTGESVDSSSLDLMGKQEQLMREVFAVNQNMVILHTDGRPLCSEWAYENVSAIIEGWLPATYGGQAFAEVISGKYNPAGRTPFDVPRSAGHLPLYHYQNNGSSAAYDTGLISTGYIDSSSSALAPFGYGLSYTSFEYSDFVLKKNDNGLMEAVVVVKNVGDVDGEEVVQLYGKDLLASIIRPRQELIGFRRVALKVGESKKVTFTFNLDQMAFEDVNYKWILEKGNFKMFVGGHSDDVRAEAVYMQETTEDVNPRTRSFYAESCEEPA from the coding sequence ATGAGTAAATTACCATATCAGAACGAAAATCTTTCTGTTGAAGAACGTGTGGAAGACCTTGTAAGCCGTATGAGCGTGGAGGAAAAAGTGAAACAGTTATCCTGTACTATGTATATTCCTGTAATGGACATAAAAAAACAGGATTTAGGTGAGGGTATTGGTTCCTTTACCCTCATGGGAAGTACCGACATAGCCAATGATATACAGGCGGCACAGGAATACGTTATTGCCAATTCACCTCATGGTATTCCTGCTTTGGTACATGGGGAAGCGCTCTCGGGGCCAGTCACCATTCCGGCAGCGAACCTTTTCCCAACGTCTGTTAATTTGGGTGCTACATTTGAACCGGAACTTGCAAAAAAAATGTCTGAAGGAACCAGAAAGCAGATGTACGCCTATGGAATGCGTCATGCCCTCTCTCCGGTTGCTGACCTAGGAAGAGATTTGAGATGGGGAAGATGCGGTGAAGGATATGGCGAAGACCCGACACTGACTTCCGCTATGGTTGTTGCCTTTGTTCAGGGGCTTCAGGGAGAAGATATTAAAGAGGGTGTAGCCTGCACAGGAAAGCATTTCCTTGGATATTCCCAGTCGGAGAGCGCGATGAACATGCACAAATCGCTGGCGACTCCTCGTGAATTAAGGGAAGTGTTTGCAAAGCCATTTGAAGCAGCAATCAATATGGCAGATATGAAATGTGTCATGAACTGCTACTCTGAGGTGAATGGAGAGCCTATGTGTGCCAATAAGGGGATTCTGACGGATATGCTCCGGGATGAACTAGGCTTTGATGGTGTTGTGGTATCTGATTACAATTCGATCCGGCATGTGGAACAGGATTTTAAGCTTGTCGACAATATGTTGGATGCCAGCAAACTCTGCCTGGAGGCAGGACTTGATGTGGAACTTCCTACCAGAATGGGTTATAACGATGAGTTTACGGAAGCAGTGAAGAAGGGTGATATTGATATTGCATTGGTGGAACGTTCTTTAAGAAGGCTGCTGAAACTGAAATTTGAACTGGGACTTTTTGAAAATCCGTATCCACATCCAGAATTGATCGCTTCTGCAATGGATAATACAGAAAACAACAAATATTCCCATGAAGCAGCATGCAAATCCGTGACATTGATGAAAAACGATGGGATTCTTCCTATCCGCGATACCAAGAAGAAAATACTGGTAGTAGGTCCTACCGGAGACACTATCCGTCTGATGATCGGCCATTACACCCATGTTGCCCTGATGGAAATGCTGATGAACGTACCTATGCATGGAGAGGTACAGCCCGGCGTAGACTTCACTGATGTCATGGACGAAAACGACGAGAATGCAAGCGCTTTCTCGGGCATACAGGAAAAATTATCCGTAAGTAATTTGGAGGATAAGCATATTATGGATGGCCTGATCCGCAAGTTATATCCGGACATTAAGAGCACGCTGGAAGCATTGCGAGAGGTTTATGATTCAGTCGAATTCGTGGAAGGCTGTGAGTATAAAGGGGATGACGAAAGTCATATTTCTGAAGCAGTTGAAGCAGCAATGAAAGCAGACATAGTAATTATGGCTGTCGGAGGAAAGAATGGCCTGGGCGGTTCGGCAACAACAGGTGAATCCGTTGATAGTTCCAGCCTGGATTTGATGGGGAAACAGGAACAATTGATGCGTGAAGTATTTGCAGTAAATCAGAATATGGTGATTCTGCATACAGATGGACGACCTTTGTGTAGTGAATGGGCGTATGAAAACGTTTCGGCTATCATTGAAGGATGGCTGCCGGCAACATATGGCGGACAGGCATTTGCAGAAGTTATCAGCGGTAAATACAATCCTGCCGGCAGAACCCCATTTGATGTGCCACGCAGTGCAGGACATTTGCCACTCTATCATTATCAGAATAACGGATCTTCTGCTGCATATGATACAGGGCTTATCTCCACCGGATATATTGATAGCAGCAGTTCAGCATTGGCACCATTTGGGTACGGCTTAAGCTATACAAGTTTCGAATACAGTGATTTTGTATTGAAGAAAAATGACAATGGGCTTATGGAAGCTGTCGTTGTTGTTAAAAATGTGGGCGATGTGGACGGCGAGGAAGTTGTTCAGCTTTATGGTAAAGATCTACTTGCAAGTATTATCCGGCCAAGGCAGGAACTTATCGGTTTCAGAAGAGTGGCGTTAAAGGTTGGAGAGAGCAAAAAAGTGACGTTTACGTTTAATCTGGACCAGATGGCATTTGAAGATGTAAATTATAAATGGATTCTTGAAAAGGGTAATTTTAAAATGTTTGTCGGTGGCCATAGTGATGATGTGAGAGCGGAAGCTGTTTATATGCAGGAAACAACAGAAGATGTCAACCCAAGAACGAGAAGCTTTTATGCAGAGAGCTGTGAAGAACCAGCTTAA
- a CDS encoding polysaccharide deacetylase family protein: MGKKYFTMSFDDGLEQDKKLLKLMKTYSLKGTFNLNGGLFGEKNRVARIGDIGFMEMPEQAIIRRKLFKNCDHHRIPEDEIKQVYEGVEVASHAFKHEAIARLSEQKVNESLNKDIEVLSRIMGCQIRGHAYPGGFSSDTAEKCLQENQLIYGREAFTDNLYTFPNNPLRFKPTCSHKSKNLFDLFDKFLGAETEDDLLFVMWGHSYEFDYGTQYCSWDRIETFFKHASGHQELTYCTNKEAFESYML, encoded by the coding sequence ATGGGGAAAAAATACTTTACAATGAGTTTTGATGATGGATTAGAACAAGATAAAAAACTTTTAAAACTAATGAAAACGTATTCTTTGAAAGGGACATTCAATTTAAATGGAGGGTTGTTTGGAGAAAAAAATAGAGTCGCCCGAATTGGTGATATCGGCTTTATGGAAATGCCTGAGCAAGCGATAATTAGACGAAAACTATTCAAAAATTGTGATCATCATCGTATTCCTGAAGATGAAATTAAACAAGTTTATGAAGGCGTTGAAGTGGCTTCACATGCCTTTAAACATGAGGCCATTGCTCGTTTATCTGAACAGAAAGTCAACGAATCATTAAATAAGGATATCGAAGTACTCAGCCGAATAATGGGGTGTCAAATTAGAGGGCACGCATATCCTGGCGGCTTCTCTTCAGACACAGCTGAAAAATGTTTACAAGAAAACCAGTTGATTTACGGGAGAGAAGCATTTACTGATAATTTATATACTTTTCCCAATAATCCTTTACGCTTTAAACCAACTTGTTCTCACAAAAGTAAGAATTTGTTTGATCTCTTTGATAAATTCTTGGGAGCGGAAACAGAAGACGATCTTTTATTTGTAATGTGGGGTCATAGCTATGAGTTTGACTATGGAACCCAATATTGTTCATGGGACAGAATTGAGACTTTTTTTAAGCATGCTTCCGGCCATCAAGAACTGACTTATTGCACAAACAAAGAAGCTTTTGAATCATATATGCTCTAG